CTTCGTGCGAGAAGTTGCCCTTAGTGATGCCTATCGGCCGGACGTTGGCGGCTTCGGCGGTCAGGATGTCGATGTCAGCGTCGCCAATGTACACCGTCTCTGACGCAGGAACATCAAGGTACTTCATGATTTCCTTCAGCATCGCAGGATTCGGCTTGTAGGGCAGGTGTCCAAATGGTTCTTCTGCTCCGGCGATAACGTCAAAGTACTTGTCCAGCCCGGTACGAATCAAGGGAAGGCTCGGCTTCTCCCTGTTGGAGGCAACGGCGAGCTTCACACCCTTTTCACGCAATGCCGTCAATGTCGGCACAGTGTCGGGGAAAGGACGGATGAGCTCGCGCTCCAGCCTCTCGCTCTGCGAACGGTAGAGCTTTATCCACTCGGGACGGTAATCGCCCAGCAGTCCCTCGCAGAACGTCGGGATAGGCGTAGCTATATACTTCATCGTGAGTTCGTGGGAGACTTCAGGCAGGCCTTCATGACGGGCTACGTAGTTGAAGCCTTCCATGATGGCATAGCTGGAGTCTACGATGGTCATATCGTGGTCGAATATCATCAAGCGTATCACTCAGCACATCACCTCCGTAAACTGCTGCCCATGTTCCTGAGCATGTCATTGCGCATCTGTGTCGGACTCTGGGTGTTCGTTACGCCCGGCTGTGCCCAGTAAGAACGTGCCGTCGTCGAAATGCTGCCTATCATGTTCACGCCGAACAGTTCAAGTATCATCTGAAGCCCGAGAAACACCCACACGAATACCCCCAAGAAAGCTATTATCCTGAGGCTTGAGGAGATAGTCCTGTCTGCGCTCTGTTCGAGCCTCCTGACCTCACGCTCTGCTTCAAGGCGTTCTTCTACAGGGAGGTCTTTCTCCATCCTGCGCAGGGTGAATATCCTCCACAGGCTCGCTCCGCCTAGTGCCCACTGCCATAAACCTATCAGGAACACCGTTACCCCCACGAAAGCTAACAGCACCATCATAATGAATCACTTCCTCGATAAATTGTAGTATTGGGTACGTGTGATATTATAGCGAATAACGAAAAAATTAAAGCATTCACACAAAGCAGGTATACCCATCATGATACTAATCATCGCCGGTACAGGTCCTGGAGAAGGCAGGCTTCTGACGCTCTCGGCATTCCAGAGGGCAAAGAGCGCGGATGTTGTTATCGTGCCGCGTTCTCACGGAAACATTCAGGGTCAGGCCGAGAAGGTAATCACAAGACTCTTCCCTGAACAGAAAATCGTGCACATGACTTTTCCGATGACGAGTTCTGCGGGCAGGCGCGACAGAGCTATACTCTCGCAGCTTGAGGTTCTTCGTCCTGAGTGGGAGGCAGCACAGACGGTCTTCTTCCCTGTAATCGGTGATTCTATGCTCTACTCGACGGGAGATTACCTGCTCAGTGCGTGGCGGAAACTTGTCCCGGATATTGAGGTGTCGTTCATTCCTGGAGTGTCTGCTCATTCACTGGCGGCTTCGTGCGCAAAGAGATTCCTTGCGATGAGGGATGAAGTCTTCTCCGTGATTCCCGGCACTGCCGACAGAGAGAAGATACGGCGGGCACTCTCTGTGTGCGACTGTGCGGCAATCTACAAGCCGACGGCGATCCGCGACATCCTCGAGCTCGCTGAAGGTTTCCGTCATGTTGTGCGGGTGGATTATGCGGGTATACCGGGTCTCGAGAAAGTTATCAGGGGCGAGAAAGCTCTTCACGGAATCACAGAATACATGTCGGTGATACTGCTATGGAAGGATTAATCAAGGGCGAACTGTTGATGACGCTTCACATCCTGCTGGGGCTGGCAATCGGCGAGGTGATAATGTATTTCCGTCTTCCTGACCTGCTGATGAGACGCTTTATGCCCTACCTGAAACTTGCGCCGTCGTCGTCGCTGGCAGTTGCGGCATCGTTTGCGTCGTCGAAGGCCGGAGCAGCGTTGCTGTCGTCATCTCTCGCGCAGGGCGAAATCTCCGAGAAGTGCGCTGTGTGGAGCGTGCTGATGCTGTCTCTGCCGTCGTACCTGAGACGCTGGCCGTCAACACTACTGCTGTCCGTCTCGATGGCTGGCACGGCCGGAGGAATCTACGCGCTGGCTATGCTGTTCCTGAGCGTCGGGAGGTTCGTTGTCGCGTACATGTTCGCACGGACTGACGGCGAAACTGTCTCTGCGGACATAAAGCCATCATCTCATAGAGTCCCAATCGTCAAGCGTCTCGTAAAAACATTGCCGTTCGCGTGGGGGTTCTTTGCGCTGTCGTACTCGCTCGTTCCCATGCTCAACAAGTACCTTCAAGGAATGTTCACGGGCTCTCTGGTTGCGGCAAGTGCTGTCGTCCGCGTGAATGCTGCCCTTGCGATGGCGGGCGGGTCTCTGGCGAAGGGAGAACTCACAGTGCCTCAGGCTGTGTTCGCGCTTCTGCTCGGGAGCGGGCTGGGGACTTTCGGGCGGGTGCTGAGGATGAATGCCGGGTACTACTTCGGGTTCTTCCCGCTGAGAACTGCGCGGAAAATGCTGGTGATGAACCTGCTGACTATTGCGCCGTTTATCGCAGTGAGCCTCTTTGCCTCGTACATATGGCTATGCATGAACTGAACATAATCACGGAAAGCACGAAACTTATCGCCATCCTCAAAGACGTTGAGCCTCTGCCCGGCTTTGCGCACAATTTCAACGGAGACAGCGGAACACGGATAATCATCACCGCCAAACTCCAGAATGAGCCTGACCCTTCCGCGAAATATATTCTGTGCTCGCGCGAAGCCCACAAGTTGGAAGCAGAGACGCTCTCGGTGCTCTATGACTTGTGGCCGATGCCGCTTACACGTCCTCTTGCTGTCTTCCTCTTCAGGAACATTCAGGAACGTATCAGGCACGAACTCGAAGACGACAAACGCATAATCGAGATGGCACGTCAGGACTATCTTACGGGGCTTGCGACGAGGTGGTATCTTCAGGACTTCATAGAGAGGAACAGGCACGAGCGCAACATTACGTGCATTTATCTCGACCTCGACAACTTCAAGAGCATAAATGACACATTCGGGCATCAGGCAGGGGACAGGGCATTAGCGGCAACCGCAGAAATGATGCAGAATGAGTTTGCGGATGCTTTTGCGGCTCGAATGGGCGGGGATGAATTTATGCTCGTCCTTCTCGGCAGGAGGGACATCAACGCGACGGCAGAGCGTGTAACCTGCTTCATGTCCCGCTTGCTGAAGTACTACAGCACAACGCAGACGATGCGTGCACTTTCCGTGAGCGCGGGAATCTCGCAGACGAGGCCTGACAGCGACAAGACAATAGACCAGATAATACACGAGGCGGACAGGGCATTATACGAGGCCAAGAAATCCGGCAAATCACAGTGTAAAATATACACTCCCTCAATGGGATAGAAAGAGGCGTTATTATACTTGTCATTACTTCTTAAGGTAGCCTTCGCACTGTTTGCGGGGCTGGCAATGACGCGCGTATTCAAGTACACCGTCGGACAGAAGGGGATAATGTTCCCCGATGTAACTTCATTCCTGATAGCTGGGCTTCTTGTCGGGCCGTACGTTCTCGGGAGCGTGAGTGATTTCGGCTTCGGTTCGTCTGATGAACTTGCGGCTGTCGGAATAATCTCCAACATCGCGCTTGGCTTCATAGCGTTCGACATTGGGAGCGAGTTTGAGCTGAAGAAGCTCGAGGAGATGGGCAAGACCGCAACCTTTATCGGAATCTTTCAGGCTGTTGCGGCTGCGCTTATGGTTGATGCGGCTCTCGTGTTCCTGAGCGTGAAGTTCGGGCTTCTTCCGCTTCCTGCGGCGATAACTCTCGGTGCGATTGCGTCGGCGACTGCTCCTGCGGCAACGTTAATGGTTGTGCGACAGTTCAAGGCGAGCGGGCCGGTAACGGATCTGCTTCTGCCGATTGTTGCACTCGATGATGCGGCGGGTCTGGTGATTTTCGCGGTCTCAATCGGAATCGCTCAGGCGATGCAGGGCGGGACGATTAACGTTATCTCCGTAATCGTGAACCCAATGCTTGAGATTGTGTGCTCGCTGGTTCTCGGTGCGTTGATGGGCTGGGTGCTTACGAAGCTGGAAAGGTACTTCTTCTCCAACACTAACCGTCTCTCGATGACAATCGCCTTCGTGATGATGACGATTGCCCTTGCGTCGCGTGAAGTCTATATCGGACAGGTACGGCTTGCGTGTTCGTCGCTGCTGGTGTGCATGATGCTGGGGACGGTGTTCTGCAATTTGTGCGAGTACTCGGCGGACATTATGCATCGTTCGGAGAGGTGGAGCGCGCCGCTGTACGCAGTGTTCTTCGTGCTGTCGGGCGCGAGGCTGGAACTCTCCGTGCTGAAGAATGCGGGAGTCCTGCTCACCGGGACTGTGTATATTCTCGTGAGGTGTCTGGGCAAATACTGGGGAGCAAGGCTCTCGAGCGACATTATGCACTGCACGCCGAACGTCAGAAAGTACTTGGGGATAACGCTGTTCCCGCAGGCGGGCGTTGCGCTGGGAATGGTTGTGAGTGCGCAGAGTTTGGGTGCGGAGACCGGCGGGCTGATACGCAACATAATTCTGTTCAGCGTGCTGGTGTATGAACTTGTCGGGCCGATGATGACGAGGATGGCACTTACTGCGGCGGGAGAGATTGAGCAGAAGAAGCCGGAACACGTGAACCGTTCGCGTTTTCAGAGTGTATAATAACGGGCAAAATTTCCCCAGAAAGGACAATTGACATAATGCGTCAAAGCACTATAATTTTTTCGGGCTTCGGGCTTCGGGCTTCGGGCGAACTATGTAACTTTTCACGTTGACGACAGCGTCCATTGTGCGCAGGAAGGTGTGTGCAATGGACAATAATCTTTCTCTCACCAGACGTATCCAGCTCAAGGAACTCGAGATACTGAAAGTCTTTCAGGACATCTGCAGGAGGCACGGCCTGAGGTATTTTGCGATTGGCGGGACGTGTCTTGGGGCGGTTCGGCACAAGGGCTTCATCCCGTGGGACGATGATGTGGATATAGGGATGCCGTACGAAGATTACCTGAAGTTTGCTGAAATCGCACAGAAGGAGCTGCCTTCCAATTACGCGCTTTACGGGCACAGACACCCCAGAGCCTTCAAAATTGCCTACGCACTCAGATTACACGACAAGAACACGACGTTTTTCCCTAAGGAATGCTCTCGTGTAAGAGACTACGGCATGGGCATACACATTGACATTCTCGTGATGAATGGTCTCCCAGCAGGAAGGTTCGCGCGTGCAGTACTGTTCGCCAAGCTGAAATGCTACAGGATCATGAATACCTTGATGCGCATGCAGCTTGAGGTGAGCAGGTCTCCGCTCAGAGCTGCCGCAAAAAGATTGCTGTATTTCCTGCTTGCTCCTTTGAGGAAGCTGAAGCCGTACTATTATTTTACGGTGAAGCAGGAAGAACTTCTCAGCAAATACCCTTTCGGCTGTTCCGACAAAATGATGTTCGCATGGAGGGATTTCACGCGCAGCCCCGAAGGTTGGTACAGCATGATTTTCCACTATGACGACTTCAAGGACTCTGTCGAAGTGCCGTTCGAGGATACCACTATTGCTGTGCCCTGCGGCTATGACCGCTATCTCACGATGGACTTCGGAGACTACATGAAGCTTCCGCCGGAAGAAAAGAGAATCAGCGGCGGTGCAAGGTTCAACCTGAACATGATAATAGACTTCGACAAGCCATACACGTACTATCTTGACGAGGCAGGGGCGAAATGATTATCGGCTACACGACAGGAGTCTACGACCTCTTCCACATCGGACACCTCAACCTCCTCAAGAACGCTAAGGGAATGTGCGACCGCCTCGTCGTCGGCGTAACTGTCGACGAACTAGTTACCTACAAGGGCAAGACCGCAATGATACCCTTCGACGACAGGATAGAGATCGTCCGAAGCATCAAGTACGTTGACGCGGCCGTCCCGCAGTACGACATGGACAAGCTCACCGCCTGCAAGAAGCTCGGAGCAGAGATTCTCTTTGTCGGCGACGACTGGTACGGCTCGGACAAGTGGCAGGACTACGAACGCTCCTTCACGGAAGCGGGCATCAGGATAGTGTATTTCCCCTACACGCGCGGAATCTCTTCGACGAAAATCACTCAGGCACTCCGGCACGTCAGGGGCTGGACTAAGGAGGAACAGGACAATGTACATGACTAACGAGGCGATGAGCGAATACCTCATGTATCGCTACGTAATTCACGGGGGGGGGGGTATCCGTTAAATTACAGGATATAGACTTTCCGCGTGTTCCTGTGAGGACGAGTGTTGAGCTTCTCGCTGCTCTGGAACATTTCACGCGTGAAGCCACGAAGGACGGACGCGCTGCCCTTGCCCTCAGCGGAGGAATCGACAGCGCAATACTCGCGCGGTTCATGCCTGAGGGTTCGAGGGCGTACACGTTCAGGTGTGTTGTGCCGGGCGTGAAGGTCATTGACGAGTCCGGGAGGGCGGCAATGATTGCGGACATCTGCGGGCTGAAGCACGAGGTGATTGACATAACGTGGGAGGATGTCGAGGCCGTAACCGATGGGCTGATGAGGCACAAGGGAAGTCCTATGCATTCCATAGAGGCACAGATATACATAGGAGCTATGAGGGCAAAAGCTGAAGGGTTCACGAAGTTCATTCTCGGTGATGCGTCTGATGCTGTTTACGGCGGCTACAACGGCCTGCTCGCGAAAGACTGGCTGTTCGGTGAGTTCGTTGACCGCTACAGCTATGTGATGCCCTACAAGGTTCTGAGAGAGCCGGTGATGAACCTTCAGCCGTTCTGCGAGTTCGAGAGGGACGGGAGAATTGACGCTTACGGCTTCATCGACAAGTATTTCAACATCGAGAGTCTCGGCTCTTACTACAACGCCTGCGGAGCTGCCGGAGTAGAATTTGTTGACCCGTATTCATACACGCGCCTTGATGCTCCGCTCGATTATGCGAGAATCAGAAGCGGCGACACAAAATATCTTGTCCGCGAAGCCTTCAGGAAGCTCTACCCCTCTCTTGACCTCCCCGAGAAAATCCCCATGCCGCGCCCCGTCAATGAATGGTTCAAGGACTGGAGAGGACCTTCACGTCCTGAGTTCTTCCCGCACTGCACGGACAATTTCACTGGCGACCAGAAGTGGATGGTCTGGTGTCTGGAACGTTTCCTGAATCTGTAGGCCTGTCGAGCTTCCTCTTTATCGCATAATAAAAATTAATGCTTGCATAAATGATAGCTATGCCCTATACTATTCACTGTTGAGATTTGAAGCGGCAATAAACCGCAGAAAAGAGAGGTGATGAACAAATGGTGCGATATTATCCGGCAGTCTTCAAGCCGAGCCAGAATGACGGGAACTGCAGCATCTATTTCCCCGATTTGGATCACGAATGCGAGGTCTCCTACAGCAATAGTGATGACCTGAAGAAGTCAGCCTCTGAGGAGCTCGGGTTTGCGCTCTGGATGTGCGAGGACGCTGGACGCAGAATCCCAGCCCCGAAGACCGCAGAGATTGCGGATGTGCCGGAAGGCGCGTACGTCAGCGAGGCAGGCATAGACTACGAGGCGTTCAAGAAAGGCATGTCCGTTAGGGTCATTGACCTGTCAGCGTGAAGAATGTTCATGATGCCCGTCAGTGCGCAGGATGAGGCTTCGTGATAGATACTCCAACACTGAAAGGAGGTGAGCTTTATGCCCGCAACCGTAACGACAAGCAAGATCCGCGTCA
The sequence above is drawn from the Synergistaceae bacterium genome and encodes:
- a CDS encoding HAD family hydrolase; the encoded protein is MIRLMIFDHDMTIVDSSYAIMEGFNYVARHEGLPEVSHELTMKYIATPIPTFCEGLLGDYRPEWIKLYRSQSERLERELIRPFPDTVPTLTALREKGVKLAVASNREKPSLPLIRTGLDKYFDVIAGAEEPFGHLPYKPNPAMLKEIMKYLDVPASETVYIGDADIDILTAEAANVRPIGITKGNFSHEEFALLGAWRSIDELGELVAMADE
- a CDS encoding precorrin-2 C(20)-methyltransferase: MILIIAGTGPGEGRLLTLSAFQRAKSADVVIVPRSHGNIQGQAEKVITRLFPEQKIVHMTFPMTSSAGRRDRAILSQLEVLRPEWEAAQTVFFPVIGDSMLYSTGDYLLSAWRKLVPDIEVSFIPGVSAHSLAASCAKRFLAMRDEVFSVIPGTADREKIRRALSVCDCAAIYKPTAIRDILELAEGFRHVVRVDYAGIPGLEKVIRGEKALHGITEYMSVILLWKD
- a CDS encoding GGDEF domain-containing protein: MHELNIITESTKLIAILKDVEPLPGFAHNFNGDSGTRIIITAKLQNEPDPSAKYILCSREAHKLEAETLSVLYDLWPMPLTRPLAVFLFRNIQERIRHELEDDKRIIEMARQDYLTGLATRWYLQDFIERNRHERNITCIYLDLDNFKSINDTFGHQAGDRALAATAEMMQNEFADAFAARMGGDEFMLVLLGRRDINATAERVTCFMSRLLKYYSTTQTMRALSVSAGISQTRPDSDKTIDQIIHEADRALYEAKKSGKSQCKIYTPSMG
- a CDS encoding cation:proton antiporter gives rise to the protein MSLLLKVAFALFAGLAMTRVFKYTVGQKGIMFPDVTSFLIAGLLVGPYVLGSVSDFGFGSSDELAAVGIISNIALGFIAFDIGSEFELKKLEEMGKTATFIGIFQAVAAALMVDAALVFLSVKFGLLPLPAAITLGAIASATAPAATLMVVRQFKASGPVTDLLLPIVALDDAAGLVIFAVSIGIAQAMQGGTINVISVIVNPMLEIVCSLVLGALMGWVLTKLERYFFSNTNRLSMTIAFVMMTIALASREVYIGQVRLACSSLLVCMMLGTVFCNLCEYSADIMHRSERWSAPLYAVFFVLSGARLELSVLKNAGVLLTGTVYILVRCLGKYWGARLSSDIMHCTPNVRKYLGITLFPQAGVALGMVVSAQSLGAETGGLIRNIILFSVLVYELVGPMMTRMALTAAGEIEQKKPEHVNRSRFQSV
- a CDS encoding LicD family protein; protein product: MDNNLSLTRRIQLKELEILKVFQDICRRHGLRYFAIGGTCLGAVRHKGFIPWDDDVDIGMPYEDYLKFAEIAQKELPSNYALYGHRHPRAFKIAYALRLHDKNTTFFPKECSRVRDYGMGIHIDILVMNGLPAGRFARAVLFAKLKCYRIMNTLMRMQLEVSRSPLRAAAKRLLYFLLAPLRKLKPYYYFTVKQEELLSKYPFGCSDKMMFAWRDFTRSPEGWYSMIFHYDDFKDSVEVPFEDTTIAVPCGYDRYLTMDFGDYMKLPPEEKRISGGARFNLNMIIDFDKPYTYYLDEAGAK
- a CDS encoding adenylyltransferase/cytidyltransferase family protein; its protein translation is MIIGYTTGVYDLFHIGHLNLLKNAKGMCDRLVVGVTVDELVTYKGKTAMIPFDDRIEIVRSIKYVDAAVPQYDMDKLTACKKLGAEILFVGDDWYGSDKWQDYERSFTEAGIRIVYFPYTRGISSTKITQALRHVRGWTKEEQDNVHD
- a CDS encoding asparagine synthase, which translates into the protein MRTSVELLAALEHFTREATKDGRAALALSGGIDSAILARFMPEGSRAYTFRCVVPGVKVIDESGRAAMIADICGLKHEVIDITWEDVEAVTDGLMRHKGSPMHSIEAQIYIGAMRAKAEGFTKFILGDASDAVYGGYNGLLAKDWLFGEFVDRYSYVMPYKVLREPVMNLQPFCEFERDGRIDAYGFIDKYFNIESLGSYYNACGAAGVEFVDPYSYTRLDAPLDYARIRSGDTKYLVREAFRKLYPSLDLPEKIPMPRPVNEWFKDWRGPSRPEFFPHCTDNFTGDQKWMVWCLERFLNL